From Salifodinibacter halophilus, the proteins below share one genomic window:
- a CDS encoding LysR family transcriptional regulator, whose product MDLLHPQLAAFAAVLEEGSFEGAARRLSVTSSAVSQRIKALE is encoded by the coding sequence ATGGACCTTCTCCACCCGCAGTTGGCCGCGTTCGCCGCGGTGCTGGAGGAAGGCAGCTTCGAGGGCGCGGCGCGCCGGCTGTCGGTCACCTCCTCGGCGGTGTCGCAGCGGATCAAGGCGCTGGAGG